The region ATAAACTTTGAGGTAAGCGGACAGTGAATCGCTCCGAAACTCCGCACTACGCTTATACTTGACCGTTAGCTGCAAGTGAACGAAACTGCAACATTAAAACCGGATTATAAAAATTGAAAAAACGGACAGAAGATATTAGCTCTTTGATTGATGGTAGGTGCAAGAAAAAATTAGTTTTTGCCCACCCGCTTCTGCCCTTCGGGACAGTTGGGGAAGCCACCGCACATTGCACACATTTGCAAATCGCACAAGCCGACCCACAAACCGAAATTTGCAAAAGAGTGCAATATCCCAGCCCACTTGTCAATAATCCTTTTTAATTTAGTAAAATGATTATCGAATTTACAGCAGATAAACCTCAAAACTGGCTTCAACACATAGCAAAACAATTTGGTGTTGAACTGGAAGAAAACACCATAAATTTTCCATCCCATATGGGCGAAGGTTTTTTAAGGCATTATTATTTAACAAATGGTATTACTCTAAACTACTTACGTTTTAGATTCTATCAGGAAATAACATTCTCAAGAAAAGCAGGTAAAGAAGTTCCTTTCTCCCCAATCATGTTTTATATACATGAAAAGAAATGTAAACAGGATATTGAAGATGAGATTAAAGAAATATTTTCGAATTCACCGAATGGTGTTTTCTGGCCTTCATCTCATATAAGCTCCGTTTGGAAATTCCCTGTAAACGAATGGTTGTCGAATATTACGATAGCCATCAATCATGAATGGTTATTAAAAAATTGTGATAGCGGAAAGGGTAATTATATACATCAACTTCTTACATCAGGTAAACCATTTTATGTTTTCGAAGAAATTACTTCAGAGATGCACCAAATTATATCGGATATTGTGGATATAATTGGCAATAATTCCCATGCTTGTGTTGCTAATCTTTTTTTAGAAAGTAAATCTACTGAATTGTTAGCCCTTTTTATTGAAAAGTTAGTTGACAGACCACTAAATGAAAATACATCCAACCTAAATTCCTCTGATGTTGAGAAACTATTTAAAATTAAAGAAATAATTCTCAAAAATATCTCCGACACACCATCATTGAATAAATTAGCTGATACCGTTGGTTTTAGTGAAAGTAAATTGCAAAAATCATTTAAACAGGTTTTTGGTAAGAGTATTTATCAATACGCTTTATACGAGAAAATGCTCGTAGCTCAAAAGATGCTCAAAAGTAAGAAATACAGTGTGTCTGAGGTGGGATACGAATTGGGCTATTCTAACCTAAGCCATTTTACAAAAGCTTTTAAAAACCAGTTTGGGGTTAATCCTAAAACCTACGCTTCTAAGACACATTATTCTTAACATACAGATTATCTTTACATTATACCTCTAAAATATGCTTTAGGGGTATTTTTTTACTTTTTAAGAGTGTTTTTGTGTTGTTTAGGGGTATTCCTATCCATATTGCGGTTATTTCACCCCTGAAATGTCATGTACTTTTGTTAGTGTAAATTATTTCAAACACGAATAAAATATATGACAATGAAATATTTAACTTTTTTAATTAGCCTGTTCGGGCTTTCAATGTCGCTGTTTTCCCAAAGTTTATTCGAAAGCGCATTATCATCTGGAAGCCCTGATGAAAAAAACTTTGAAATAAACGGATTTGTCCGAAGCGATGTTTTTGCAAATGAAATAGATATCCGTTCAGTTTATGGAGAAACTTCTCTAAGAATTGAAACCAAATCATTTCAATTTGGTAATGCCTACTCTGAATTTCGTATCAAACAAAACCTTCTCGAACCGAATCAACCAACAAGTGTAGATTTCAGGGAGGGATACATTAAACTATATTTGTCGGATTTTGATTTTCGTATAGGACAACAGGTTATTGCATGGGGACGTGCCGATGGTTTTAACCCTACTAATAATCTCACCCCGCATGATTTTACTGTGTTCTCACCTGATGAAGATGACAAACGTTTATCTAATTTTGCATTTTCCGGTATTTACAACTTCAATCCTTTCAAGTTAAATATTGTATGGATTCCTCTATATAAAAGCAGTGTTCTACCATTTAAAAAAGCAAGTTTACCGGAAGGTGTTAGTTGGTGCAATGAGGACTTCCCTGAAAGCCAATTATCCCAAAGCAACGTTGCCTTAAAACTTACTATTGAAAAAGCATCCTTTGATGGCTCTCTTTCCTGGTTCAATGGCTACCATAAATTACCCGGATTGAAAAACCAGTCGATTGACAATTTAAGTAGTCAGGTGTTTTTAACTACACACCGAACTAATATTTTTGGTTTTGATTTCTCAACAACTTTTGGGAATTATGGATTACGTGGCGAATTTGCCTATTCTCATCCCAAAGAGCAAAATGATTCTTTACATGCAACCCCTCTTCCTCAAATAGAATACACAATTGGTTTGGATAAAGAATGGGGCAATTTTAGCCTGATTGTTCAATACATAGGTAAATATGTAAGCGATTTTAATGAACATAATGGATTGGTAACAGATTTTAGTTCCCAATTATCGATATGGAACGATATGATTTATGGTCAGCAAAACGAATATTCCCATACAGCATCAATCAGACCTTCTTTATCGCTCGTGCATCAGACATTAAATTGTGAAGTATTAAGCCTTTACAACTTTACAACACAAGAACTATTTTTTAAGCCCAAAATTACTTACAAGCTTTCCGATAATCTTTCATTAACTGCCGGGGCACAATATTACTATGGCATTGAAAATACACTTTTCGAGATACTTAGTAAAGGGTTAAATGCCGGGTTTTTGGAATGTAAAATCAATTTTTAAATCATCATTAAATAAATATAGCAATGAAAAAATTATCAAAATTTACGATTCGATTTCGGTGGCCTATCATCCTTTTTTTTCTGGCAATAAGCTTATTTACAGGCAGCCAAATTAAAAATGCCACCATGAACTCTGACATGATGACCTATCTGCCCGATGATATGCCATCGCGTGTTAACAAACGAAAAGTAGAAGAACTTTTCGGTGGTACCGAAATGCTTATGCTTATTGTAAAATCAGAAGACGTTATTAACTCATCAACCTTAAAAAGGGTTCATAAATTCTCCCGTGAGATGTCTCGTATAAAAGGTGTTGATAAGGTATTGTCTCTTTTCGACCTGAAGTATGTGCGCAATGAAGATGGTGCAATGATGGTTGACCCGGCTGTAAAGAAACTGCCTCGCACAGCGGAGGATATTAAGGAAATAAAATCCGACCTCAAAAACAATGATATGGTTTACGGTAATGTTGTATCGAAAGATTTTACAACAACCGCCGTAATCGCTCTTTTAGAACCTGATGTATCTGATAAGGAAATGGTAGAAAAATTCCAACAACTAATTGACAGTATTCCCGGAGATGAAGAAGTAGTTATTGGAGGCACACCATTTTCACGAATGCACACCGCTAAAAACACCATGAAAGATTTAGGCAGGTTATTGCCTTTGGGCTTATTGATTATGTTGGTGTTTCTTTTCATTTGTTTTAAACAATTCAGAGGTGTTTGGCTGCCTTTTGTGGTTGTCCTTATGTCCATTTTTGTTTCTATGGGAATAATTCCTTTATTAGGATGGGAAATAACAGCTATCACCATTATTCTACCTGTTTTGCTTATTGCTGTGGCAAATGATTATGGTATTCACATGTTCTCGAAATATCAGGAAGATAATGTTCCCGGTGAAATGCTTACAAGAAAACAGTTATCTGCCAGAATGTTGCAAAGTATGGGTAAACCTATTTTATTGGCAGGTTTCACAACAATTATTGGGTTATTATGTTTGAAAGGACACATATTAATACCTGCCGGGCAGATGGGTATTTTAGCTGCTATAGGTATTGCATTTGCATTGGCTACTAGTTTAGTATTTATTCCGGCTGTTAGTTCTCTATTGCCAAAAACAAAACCAATATTAAAATCAAAAGATGCGCAACCAAAGAAATCAATTGTGATAAATCTTTTATCAGGCTTTGGAAAACTGGTTTCACGAAAACCCAAATTGGTTATTATCTTTTCTCTTTTATTTACAGCGTTGATTTCAATTGGCATTTCTAAAGTCGCAGTAAATACCGACCCGATTAACTTTTACGAAGAAGACCACCCTGTAAAATATTCTGCTGAACTTATCAATAAAGAACTGGGTGGCTTTTTCCCTTTATCCATTGTCTTTAACGGCGACATAAAAGACCCTGAGGTGTTGAGTGAGATTGATGAAATAGAGAAACAAATTCAGCAAATACCTGAAGTTGGCAACACTACATCAATAGCAAGGGTAATACGCCAAATGTCAAGGGCTTTGAATGATAGTAACGATTGTGCTTATGACAAAATACCTGACACCTACAATGCCTCTGCCCAGTATTTTGAATTATACATGATGAGTGGTGAACCGGAAGATTTTGAAAAAATGGTGGATTTCAATTTTGAGCATGCCATGATTTTAGTTCGTCTAAATCAGTCAAGCACGCCGGTAATGCGAAAAGTAATAAAACAAATTAAGGAAATAACCTGTGATGAACCTTATGTAGAATACATTGGCGGCGCATCCGATATTTTTTCAGAACTGGATATCAATGTTGTTCGTGGTCAGTTTATTTCATTGGGCTTGGCTCTTGCCGTAGTATTCATCATTTTACTAATCGTATTCCGTTCGTTCAAAGGAGCCTTTATTTCTATTCTCCCGTTGGTATTGTCTATGCTAATACTGTTTGGTCTAATGGGATATTTAGGTGTTGAGTTAAACCTCACGACTGCACTTTTATCTTCAATAATGATTGGTGTAGGGATTGATTATACCATACATTTTATTTGGCGGTTAAAAGAAGAACGTGCAGCAGGAAATTCTTTTGAACAAGCAGCTATCAATACCTTAAAAACTACAGGCAGAGGCATTGTTTTTAACGCTTTATCGGTAATTATTGGCTTTTCTGCACTTCTGTTCTCCAGCTTTATTCCGGTCAAGTTTTTCGGTTTTTTAGTAGTAGTATCCATATTTGCCTGCCTTGCCGGGGCATTATTGCTTATTCCTGCAATATGTGTGCTTTTCAAACCAAAATTTCTTGAACCAAAAACAAATAATAACAACAACTAAAAACTATAAAAATGAAAACAATAAAGATTATATTATTAGTAGTGACAACTTATGTCACATCAATGTCTGTTTATTCTCAAAGTAGTTTAACAGCAAAACAAATTCAGCAAAAATCCATTGAAGCAACTCGTATCGAAGGCACTGAGGCAATCAGTAAAATGACTATCATTAATAAAAATGGTCAGCAGCGGGTGCGTGAAATGGCAGTTTTAACAAAACTTTTCGATAATGGTAACACCGAAAAGAAACTTATTCGTTTTACTTCACCTGCCGATGTTAAAGGTATCGGTTTTTTAACCTACGATTATAATGTAAAAAACGATGATAAATGGATTTACATGCCTGCATTAAGAAAAACCCGGCGTATTATCAGTTCAGAAAACGCCAAAAGTTTTATGGGTTCTGAATTTTCTTATGCCGATATGACTTTGCCAAATATTAATGAATACACCTATTCATTATTGGGCGAAGAAACTATAAATAGTACTGCATGTTACAAAATCAAAATAATTCCTATTAACGATGATGTGATGGATGCCAATGGTTTTTCAACAAAGGTATCCTACATCGGTAAAAGCGACTTTGTGCTACGCAAAGCTGTTTATTATGATTTATTTGACGAAAAAGAAAAAGTTATGGAATTTGAATCTATTGTTGAAGTTGATAAAACAAACCATAAATACAGGTTTAAAAAAGTTGTGATGACAAACCTGCAAAATGGCAGGAAATCCATTTCTGAAATCTTGCAAATTAAGTTTAACCCTTCTATTACTGATGAATATTTTACTACCAGGTATATTGAGAGATAATTATTAAAATTACTACAAACAATAGGAAAATGAAAACAAATAAGATATTACCCCCAAGAGTATTTCAAATAGCCCTGTTAGTTATTGTTGTCATACATTTTTTAATACCTGTTCGGTTTATATATAATTCTCCTGTACGTTTTTTTGGTGTAATACCCATTGCTTATGGGGTTTACCTGAACATTTATTCCGACTGGCTGATAAAAAAATATAAGACTACCATAAAGCCGTTCGAAAAGCCAACTTCATTAATCGAAAAAGGTACATTCAGTTATTCCAGAAATCCTATCTATTTAGGTATGGTGCTTATTGTTTTAGGCTGTTCCCTTTTGTCGGGCTCGGTATTGTCTTTTGTTGTACCGGTAGCATTTGCCTTTATTCTTCATTTTAAATACATTATTGTTGAAGAAGTTAATTTGGCAAGTCAATTCGGGGAAATTTACCTAAGTTATAAATCAAAAGTGCGTTGTTGGATATAAATACAGGAATCATGAAAAAAATAATTGCCTTGCTCATATGCATGATTATTACTTTGCTATATCCTAAAATGGGTTATGAAATAGCAAGTACTTTTAGTCAGCAATTCGGAATTACCTGGAACTACATTCATCACTTGGTACAATTTGCTCTGGCCTTACTCACAATTCTTATATTTCTTAGAATCAGGAAAGATAAATCTATTTCAGATTTTGGATTCAACTTGAAAAATAGAAAGTGGTCATTAAAAACAGTTTTAAATTTCACTATTGGTTGGATTTTAATAACTACTATTTTTAACCTGATATTTACATTTAAGAATCATGTGTCATTTGAGACAAACGGCTTAAACATTTTTACATCGTTATTTTTCGATTTTATTATTACGCCGATTTCTGAGGAAACCTTGTTTCGGGGATTAATCTTCAGCCTTTTGTTGATGTTTTTTCCTGGAAAATTACGAATTGGAAAATTTTCTGTTTCATATTCTGTGTTGCTTTCCACATTATTCTTTTCATTGGCACACATTGGAATTGATTATCAAAATCTCACAATTATTTATATTGATTTCATACAACTTGTATTTACAATTGGCTTAGGAATATTTTATGCAATAATGCGAGAAAAATCACAAAGTTTGTTGGGACCAATGATTGCCCATGGCGTTTCTGACGGTGTGATTAAAACCGTTCAGCTCATTATACCTTAAATATTGTTTTACCAATATTATTGTTTATGTCAGATTCATACAAAATAGATATTGCGGGAGACTTTTATGTTAGAAAGTTTTATGGAGAAATTTATTTGAACACAATTCAGAATTCATGGATTGAGCTTATGGCTTTGGATAATTATTTAATGTATAAGGGATTTTTAACTGATTTTTGTGCCGCAAGAGTTATTATAACAAAGAATGATTTGGATGATATTATTTCGTTCTACAAATCGAACTCCATATACTTGACAAATAAAAGAAACGCTGTTATTAGCCTTCAACCTAGCATGATTGCATTTATAATGCTTTTGAAAATGAATTTAAATTGTCTTGACATCCGTTATTGTTTAAAACCTTTCTCAACTTATGAGGCTGCCCTTCATTGGTTGAAAAAACATTAATAATATGTACTTAAAAACAAATATTCTTTTGTGTTTATTAATTATAATCTTCTGTCAAAGTGTATTTTCACAAATATGCGGTGAATATGATTCAATAAATAAAACAAATGCTATGGACAACCAGATTGTAAACGATTTGCCAGAACCAGTCGTTAAATATTTTTCTTATGTTTTGCCTAATAAAGAAAAGAGGATTAGCGAAGTTTATTTAAAACATTCGGGCTTTTTTAAAACATCGTTGAAAAGTAAATGGATTAAAATAAAAGGTGAACAACACTTTTTAACTAAGCAACCTGAATTTAAATGGATTGGCAGAACCTTAATGTTTAAAGCAGTTGACCAGTTTATAAACGGCAAAGGGTCATTAAAAGTTAGGTTGTTTTCCTTATTTCCTATTGTAAATGAACAAGGAAAACATGTTGACGAGGCTGAATTACTCCGTTGGTTAGGTGAAAGCGTTTGGTTTCCCACTAATCTATTGCCATCAGAAAATTTAAAATGGTTGGCTATTGATTCCTCATCAGCAAAACTTACATATTCTTACAAAGGTTTGGAGGTATATTACATTGTCCGTTTTAACGAAAATGGTGAAATAATTCAATTAGAGACAGAGCGTTATATGGAAAAAGGCAGACTTGAAAAATGGATAGGAAAAGTCGCTGAATATAAAGAATTTAATGGTATAAAAATTCCGACACATATTGAAGCTATTTGGAAATTGAACTCTGGAGATTTTAAATATGCCGATTTTTATGTTGATACAATTGAGTATGAATATTGATTCAGCCCACACAGCCAAGCACAATTACAATTCGCACAAGCTAATACACGACCAAAAATTACAAAAGAGCTTGTCTGCCTGCCATTGCTTTTTTGCCGACCCTAAAAACTAATTTTTTCGGGAACAGCAGTGCTTCTATTGAATGGATTAACGATTGTAATATATTGATAATTAACTAATAATGAATGAACACCAGCACCTAACAAAGTATATAAAACATTTGGCGAATAGTGCTAGTTTTAAAGCAGTTACATTTAATGTAAATTGTAGCGGTTTGACAGGTTTGCTCTCCGAAATGCCAAACGTTTCATATACATGGCCGTTAGAGCGCATATCCCACAAATCTCAAACTGTACACTCAAAATTTGACCTACAGCAATGCTTGTTGTATCATTGTTTAAGCGTTTTTTTAGATTTAAACTACACATAACATTTGAGCACGCAACAATATAATTACGTTTTAAAACACTTCATCAATAATATAAAAATGGAAAAATATTAATTTGTATTTGGTCTAAATTAAAATATAACAAGTTGAAATACAAGGGATTCCAAGAACAGAAAAAAAAAAAATACGTATTTCTACCCATTAGCTATGGGTGGAAATACTCAAAAATAGTTTGTATGTTTGTTGTGCAATTCAAATGTTACGCACGGGCAGGAAGATTGCAAAAGGTAATTTTTTTATGAACTAAAATTTAATTATTATGAAAGAGTTAAAATTAGAGGAACTTAGTGAAGTTCAAGGTGGATATATTACTTGGACTGGTGGTGAATTGTATGAACAACTAACAGGAACACAAGACATAGGTACATATGTTGACGGTTTCAATATGGGCACTGATGGATATGAAGATGCTTATTAGTAACTTACTGGAGGAGAGAAAGCTCTCCTCCAGCTTTTTGTATATTTTAATATGGTACTTATAATATCAATAGAACAAGATGAAGCAACCAATGATGTAATTAAATGGCTTCATAAAAAGGGAGAAACAGTAAGGCGAATAAATGTGGAAGATGAGATTGATGAATTAAGTATTACTATCAATCGTACAATCTTAAGATACAAAACCGTTATTGGGGCCTATGTAGAAATTAATTTAGATAAAGTTAGTGCTTTTTGGTACAGAAGAGGAAATTGGCCGTTCAGGGAATTAGTAAAACATAATGATGATTGGAAAGTTTACGATAATACGGGGCGATTTATAAAAAGTGAAAATGATACGCTCCGAAAATACTTGCATTCATATCCTTTTCCAAAGAAACTGGGAGACTATTACAAAAAAGATGCGCATAAACTTCTTACGCTAAAAATCGCGAAAGAGGTTGGGTTTGCAATTCCTGAGTTTTTGGTAACTAATAATGTTAATGAATTGAATTCCTTTGTAGAATCTCAAAAGCAAGTAATAACAAAGGTTTTGGCAATTCCCATTAGTTTGTACATGCCAAAACAATGGCTGCCAATGTATACAACTGAAGTTAATTCGAAAGATGTTGTTAAAAACATTGGCATTTCATATTTACAAAATAAAATAAATAAAAAATATGAGCTAAGAATTTTTCACCTTAATCCAGATTTTTATACGGCAGCTATTTTCTCGCAGTCCAATAATCGAACCATAACCGATTACCGTAAATACGACTACGATAGGCCCAACAGAATGGTGCCTTTTAATCTTCCGAAAAGTGTGGTTGAGAAGTTAAAAGAATTAGTGAAGAAACTTGAATTAGAAACATGTTCTATCGATATCATTGTTGATGATAATGATAATTATATTTTTTTAGAAGTAAATCCAATTGGCCAATTTGGTGATATCTCCTACAATTGTAATTACTATTTAGAAAATAAAATTGCAAATTATTTGTCATTATGAAAAAAACAAACTACACCCAGATTTTTGAGGAAATGAAAACAAGTCAAAAGGATCTTCTACCTTTAATTTTAGTGATGAATAATTTCATTAATATTTCAAAACGAAGTTTGCAATTAGCTCAAAACAGAGTCTATGACTCTGAAATTGGCTGTCGATACGTATTACGCAAAAGAGCAAACAAACTACTATTTTAAAAACTATGGGTAAATATGTAAAACTCTTCGCAAATTGCGTTCCGGTAAAGGGCAGGCAAAAAGCATTAATTTATGATCTGCAAAGAGAAAAACTGCATGCTATTCCTCTATCGTTCTATGAGCTTATTGGTTATTTTGAAAAATACCCAATCGAAGAAATATATAATGAATCACTGTTGTCCGATAAAAAAAATTAAGAGTGAGGAGACTTGAATGCCCCCCCAACTCTTTTTCGTAGTTTTGTTTTACCACAAAAAAAACTACTATGGATAAAAGTACACATTTTTTTGGCACATCGGTTTTCGGACAGCTGATTTCCTTAATTGATTCAAAAATCATCACTACCAGTGCAAAAAAGCACAATTCAGATCACTATGTGAAGAAGTTCAAAACAAAAGATCACTTAATTAGTATGTTGTTTTGTTCTTTTGCCAAATGCACATCCTTACGCGAAGTAAGTGGCGCAATGCTTGGTTTATCAGGTAAAACCAAACATTTTCAGTTAAATCATATTCCAAAGAAAAGTACCTTGTCAGATTCAAATAAACGTAGAGATTGTGATGTGTTCGGAGAAATCTACAATAAGCTACTCAAACAATATGGTCATTATATTTCGGACAGCAGAATTAAAGATGTAATAAACAAACAAGTAGAGATTATTGACAGCTCAACCATCAGTTTGTTTAAGGATATATTGAAGTGTGTTGGACGGCATCCTAAAACCGGTAAAAAGAAAGGCGGTATAAAACTTCATGCAACGATAAATGTAGACGAAACTGCACCCAAGATGGTTTGGCTCACCAGTGCTGCCACTCATGACCATGTATTGTTAAATAGTCTTAAGCATAATGCAAACACAATATACGTATTTGACAAAGGCTATAATGACTACAAAGCCTTTGATAAATTTTCGCAAACAGATACAGGTTTTGTCACCCGAATAAAAGACAATGCAGCATATAAAACGCTAAATGATTGTAAGATAGAAGAACATATTCATAGTGGGGTTGAAAAAGATGAAATCATAGAAGTTCAGGTAAAATATGAGAATAACACACGCCCTTTAAAGCTGCGTAAAGTCCAGTTCTACGACAGAAACCTTAAAAGACGGTTTGAGTTTTTAACTAACTTGTTTGAAATGAGGGCTGATTTAATAGCTGCTATTTACAAACTACGATGGCAAATTGAACTTCTGTTCAAACAATTAAAACAAAATTTCCCGCTAAAATATTTTCTCGGGGACAATGAAAATGCGATTAAAATACAGATATACTGTGCCTTAATCGCAAACCTATTGATGACTGTTATCCAAAAAACGCTCAAGAGGAAATGGGCGTTTTCCAATTTAGTTAGCTTCTGTAAAATTCATTTGTTTAACTACATTCATTTATTCAGGTTTCTTGAGCATCCGGACAAAGATTGGCAGAAAACTTATGACGAATTGATGCAGCCCTCTCTATTCTGAGGCTTACTTTAAAAAATTCATTAAATGCAAACCTTAATTCTCAGAAAATCATAGTTTTGAAAAATCAATTGATCAATTCCGTGCTTTTATCGGACAGTAATGATAATGAATTGAAAGTCCAAAGAGAAACACTGGATAGATACTTTAGTTTTCTGGAAAAAGAAGATTTGATACACTATTGCACGGAAGAGACAAAAGGCTTATTTCCGGATCTCCCTAAATTCTGGGATAGTTATTCTTTGTGTCAAAACTTTGTTATTGAGTTATCAAAAGAAAACTTGAATAATAGAAATCGGCTTGAGCACATTATAAAAGCTTTAAAATGCGAGAATATCACACTATATATAACTGAAAATACTGACTATCTTGATCATGGCGGCTTAAAAAAATGGATGCAGACTATTAATGGCTTGCATAATTTGTCAATTTGTATTACAACCTCCGATTTTGATAAGAATATAATTAAAGAATTTAAAGACCTAAAAATTTTCAATTCTATAATAGCGTATGATGCAAATATAGAAATACACAACGAAAAGTGCTTTGTAATAGAAGAAAGTAATAAAGCATTAATTATGCCTCCAAATATAAATTTATATATGGAATCTCAATTTTATCACCCATATTATAATGGAAGAGTCGTTGTGGATTTTAAAGGAAAACTTAAAAACAATTTATTGAGTTCAGAGGATTTTGGGCAAATTTTTGAAATAAATAATTCTGAAGAGCTAAAAAGTATAATACAATCGAAACAATTTCGAAAATTAGCTGACATGAAGCGCGATTTAATTGATGATTGTAAATATTGTGAATATCGCTATTGCTGCATGAATTCAAATCTGCCTCGCCCAACTTCTACAGGTTTAAAACTTAGCAAACCATGTTTACAATAAAGCGCATGAAATATTTTTTACTTTTCTTTTTTATTCAGTCGATAACGTTCGCTCAATCATACAATAACATTCAAATCCTCGATGCTAGTAGTGGCAGCCCTTTGGCTTATGCTAGAATATACAATACCGAAACCGGTCGGGGATTCATAACCAACGAAGATGGGGTTTTTCGCAATGCTTTTAGCGATTCTACGAATGTCAAACCCATCGTACGTATTAGCTATATAGGTTACGAAACGGCGTTTTATAGTCCGGCAATGCTAACCTCTTTGAGCAGAATAATGCTGAAAACCAATACGTATTCACTGGCTGAGGTTGTTGTAAGGCCCAAATCGTGGGCAATGGACTTTTTGCATGAGGTGATTAAACGACATAAAAAACTTCAAGTTAAGCCCACTCTTGCAAAAGCTTATTATTCAAGCTACTCAACTATTGACAACCAACCGGTAGAAGTGCTTGAGCTTTTGGCAAACGGTGCAGCCGATCTTACAGAGGTTCAGGAATTGCGCTATAAATCGGGGCGAATTGCTCATGCTCCTTTCAACAACACTTATTTCCTAAACCTTCAGCCACGAAAATATATTACATCGTTTAAGCCTTTCGATAATCAGCGAACAACTTTTCCTGCGACATTTACAGGTAATAATCGATTGGCAAACAACCTGTTTTACGATGTGACTTTTGTAAAGGAGGAGTATACTACCGATGATACATTATACCACTTTGAATGCAACTCAAAAAAAAGTTGGTTGATGCATGCTAAACTTATTGCCAGCAAGAAACATCGCTT is a window of Salinivirga cyanobacteriivorans DNA encoding:
- a CDS encoding helix-turn-helix domain-containing protein → MIIEFTADKPQNWLQHIAKQFGVELEENTINFPSHMGEGFLRHYYLTNGITLNYLRFRFYQEITFSRKAGKEVPFSPIMFYIHEKKCKQDIEDEIKEIFSNSPNGVFWPSSHISSVWKFPVNEWLSNITIAINHEWLLKNCDSGKGNYIHQLLTSGKPFYVFEEITSEMHQIISDIVDIIGNNSHACVANLFLESKSTELLALFIEKLVDRPLNENTSNLNSSDVEKLFKIKEIILKNISDTPSLNKLADTVGFSESKLQKSFKQVFGKSIYQYALYEKMLVAQKMLKSKKYSVSEVGYELGYSNLSHFTKAFKNQFGVNPKTYASKTHYS
- a CDS encoding DUF1302 family protein, coding for MKYLTFLISLFGLSMSLFSQSLFESALSSGSPDEKNFEINGFVRSDVFANEIDIRSVYGETSLRIETKSFQFGNAYSEFRIKQNLLEPNQPTSVDFREGYIKLYLSDFDFRIGQQVIAWGRADGFNPTNNLTPHDFTVFSPDEDDKRLSNFAFSGIYNFNPFKLNIVWIPLYKSSVLPFKKASLPEGVSWCNEDFPESQLSQSNVALKLTIEKASFDGSLSWFNGYHKLPGLKNQSIDNLSSQVFLTTHRTNIFGFDFSTTFGNYGLRGEFAYSHPKEQNDSLHATPLPQIEYTIGLDKEWGNFSLIVQYIGKYVSDFNEHNGLVTDFSSQLSIWNDMIYGQQNEYSHTASIRPSLSLVHQTLNCEVLSLYNFTTQELFFKPKITYKLSDNLSLTAGAQYYYGIENTLFEILSKGLNAGFLECKINF
- a CDS encoding efflux RND transporter permease subunit — protein: MKKLSKFTIRFRWPIILFFLAISLFTGSQIKNATMNSDMMTYLPDDMPSRVNKRKVEELFGGTEMLMLIVKSEDVINSSTLKRVHKFSREMSRIKGVDKVLSLFDLKYVRNEDGAMMVDPAVKKLPRTAEDIKEIKSDLKNNDMVYGNVVSKDFTTTAVIALLEPDVSDKEMVEKFQQLIDSIPGDEEVVIGGTPFSRMHTAKNTMKDLGRLLPLGLLIMLVFLFICFKQFRGVWLPFVVVLMSIFVSMGIIPLLGWEITAITIILPVLLIAVANDYGIHMFSKYQEDNVPGEMLTRKQLSARMLQSMGKPILLAGFTTIIGLLCLKGHILIPAGQMGILAAIGIAFALATSLVFIPAVSSLLPKTKPILKSKDAQPKKSIVINLLSGFGKLVSRKPKLVIIFSLLFTALISIGISKVAVNTDPINFYEEDHPVKYSAELINKELGGFFPLSIVFNGDIKDPEVLSEIDEIEKQIQQIPEVGNTTSIARVIRQMSRALNDSNDCAYDKIPDTYNASAQYFELYMMSGEPEDFEKMVDFNFEHAMILVRLNQSSTPVMRKVIKQIKEITCDEPYVEYIGGASDIFSELDINVVRGQFISLGLALAVVFIILLIVFRSFKGAFISILPLVLSMLILFGLMGYLGVELNLTTALLSSIMIGVGIDYTIHFIWRLKEERAAGNSFEQAAINTLKTTGRGIVFNALSVIIGFSALLFSSFIPVKFFGFLVVVSIFACLAGALLLIPAICVLFKPKFLEPKTNNNNN
- a CDS encoding outer membrane lipoprotein-sorting protein, with the translated sequence MKTIKIILLVVTTYVTSMSVYSQSSLTAKQIQQKSIEATRIEGTEAISKMTIINKNGQQRVREMAVLTKLFDNGNTEKKLIRFTSPADVKGIGFLTYDYNVKNDDKWIYMPALRKTRRIISSENAKSFMGSEFSYADMTLPNINEYTYSLLGEETINSTACYKIKIIPINDDVMDANGFSTKVSYIGKSDFVLRKAVYYDLFDEKEKVMEFESIVEVDKTNHKYRFKKVVMTNLQNGRKSISEILQIKFNPSITDEYFTTRYIER
- a CDS encoding methyltransferase family protein; the encoded protein is MKTNKILPPRVFQIALLVIVVIHFLIPVRFIYNSPVRFFGVIPIAYGVYLNIYSDWLIKKYKTTIKPFEKPTSLIEKGTFSYSRNPIYLGMVLIVLGCSLLSGSVLSFVVPVAFAFILHFKYIIVEEVNLASQFGEIYLSYKSKVRCWI
- a CDS encoding CPBP family intramembrane glutamic endopeptidase; translated protein: MKKIIALLICMIITLLYPKMGYEIASTFSQQFGITWNYIHHLVQFALALLTILIFLRIRKDKSISDFGFNLKNRKWSLKTVLNFTIGWILITTIFNLIFTFKNHVSFETNGLNIFTSLFFDFIITPISEETLFRGLIFSLLLMFFPGKLRIGKFSVSYSVLLSTLFFSLAHIGIDYQNLTIIYIDFIQLVFTIGLGIFYAIMREKSQSLLGPMIAHGVSDGVIKTVQLIIP